A single Vulpes lagopus strain Blue_001 chromosome 3, ASM1834538v1, whole genome shotgun sequence DNA region contains:
- the FAM25A gene encoding protein FAM25A produces MLGGLGKLAAEGLAHRTEKATEEAVHAVEGVVKEVLEHAKEAGEKAVAEALKKAQDSGEKVVKDVTATVTEAVTGAVAHAVEGLGPRGQ; encoded by the exons ATGCTGGGAGGCCTGGGGAAACTCGCCGCCGAGGGCCTGGCCCACCGCACTGAGAAGGCCACTGAGGAGGCTG TTCACGCCGTGGAGGGAGTGGTGAAGGAGGTACTAGAGCACGCCAAGGAGGCCGGAGAGAAAG CTGTTGCCGAAGCCCTGAAGAAGGCCCAGGACTCCGGGGAGAAAGTGGTGAAGGACGTCACTGCAACAGTGACAGAGGCCGTGACGGGTGCCGTGGCCCATGCCGTGGAGGGCCTGGGCCCGCGGGGGCAGTGA